In the Sebaldella sp. S0638 genome, one interval contains:
- a CDS encoding helix-turn-helix domain-containing protein, which produces MESNKSQEPQQDKDKIIGKNIKKYRLLRKITQEDLGKRLEKTTYTIQRYEYGQIPISDSLLNEIADILEVSLYKLIGDFESQAMIDDLIKKMIGLMDYRILEEETEFGYGYEYYIAYEDRVGKINIAELINDIEELIEEKIENAFDEYENADDYTDEELERVKRKQGIYGDEYIEKLTPREQNIWDNYVQNITYEKKHNK; this is translated from the coding sequence ATGGAATCTAATAAGTCACAAGAACCTCAACAAGATAAGGATAAAATAATAGGTAAAAATATCAAAAAATATAGATTGTTAAGAAAGATAACTCAAGAAGACCTTGGGAAAAGGCTTGAGAAAACTACTTATACAATTCAAAGGTATGAATATGGGCAAATACCCATCTCTGACTCTCTTCTTAATGAAATAGCCGATATTTTAGAAGTTAGCTTATATAAATTAATCGGAGATTTTGAATCACAAGCTATGATAGATGATCTTATAAAAAAAATGATAGGATTAATGGACTATAGAATATTAGAAGAAGAGACAGAATTCGGTTATGGATATGAATATTATATTGCTTATGAAGATAGGGTAGGCAAAATAAATATTGCTGAATTAATTAATGACATAGAAGAACTTATTGAAGAAAAAATTGAAAATGCTTTTGATGAATATGAAAATGCTGATGACTATACAGATGAAGAACTTGAGAGAGTAAAACGAAAACAAGGAATTTATGGAGATGAATATATTGAAAAATTGACGCCAAGAGAACAAAATATATGGGATAATTATGTCCAAAATATAACTTATGAGAAGAAGCATAATAAATAA
- a CDS encoding DUF739 family protein: MANALKISESNVAAKMNDKREFKPSEISKLRKLLKLTDQEVIEIFID; this comes from the coding sequence GTGGCTAATGCTTTGAAAATATCAGAATCAAATGTAGCTGCTAAAATGAATGACAAACGGGAATTTAAACCAAGTGAAATATCAAAGCTGAGAAAACTTTTAAAATTAACAGATCAAGAAGTCATTGAAATATTTATTGATTAG
- a CDS encoding phage/plasmid primase, P4 family, with translation MNFKECYKGFLQSNGKAPAVSYKSKNTKFLSYEAAKTYNEFVGILADNTILVDVDTELEGELLKSILEEMEIKCPVLRTTKGYHFLFKHNNMYKKCTSKIKTPIGITIDVKFGAHLGVQCLKLSGVEREILSDPNYDEIPEIPKFLYAPTKNTFKNLDVIEMGEGERNNTLSAHKFHLYKLGYNDNEIMEICCLINEYVFSESLDEDEFQTIMRDENIPKQIRFFDDNNKFQHHKFAEHIRDNFHVKMIDDRLHIYDNGYYRYDNESKIIERFMQGTIAFLSRHQRAEATATLKLICEEVQIDKFYICFNNGLYHVKTQEFIPHTPDIICTNKVPHNFYPEASRNEIDKIVSSFVCDDKELKALLYEIIGYIFYPDPFLDKCFIIKGDHDNGKSKFLYMIECMVGRKNTSFLDLKQFNERFTPSTLYGKLVNIGDDISNQFMEETAIFKKLVTGETLLIEEKGKNAVEYTPRVKHFFGANVIPRFPDMTGAIKKRVFIIPFNNDFSPGSPNRDEFINEKLEKEENQEALIQLAIESFNKVMKNEELTIPECVKDELKVFDHENNPILTFIEEKDEESPNGGWYLRKATTEVFNSYKWWCMENGYRAFAQSKFSAEMKKLKQLDIKNIRESGKVSRCFVQECPIN, from the coding sequence ATGAACTTTAAGGAATGTTACAAAGGCTTTCTACAGTCTAATGGTAAAGCTCCCGCAGTATCTTATAAAAGTAAAAATACAAAGTTTTTATCCTATGAAGCTGCAAAAACTTACAATGAATTTGTTGGGATACTGGCAGATAATACCATATTGGTAGATGTGGATACTGAACTTGAGGGAGAATTATTAAAATCAATCCTGGAGGAAATGGAGATAAAATGCCCTGTATTAAGAACCACAAAAGGTTATCATTTTTTATTCAAACATAATAATATGTATAAAAAATGTACTTCAAAAATCAAAACTCCAATAGGAATAACTATTGATGTTAAGTTCGGAGCTCACCTGGGCGTACAATGTTTAAAACTCAGCGGTGTTGAAAGAGAAATATTGAGTGATCCAAATTATGACGAAATACCGGAAATACCAAAATTCTTGTATGCACCTACTAAGAATACATTTAAGAATCTTGATGTTATTGAAATGGGAGAGGGCGAACGGAATAATACTTTAAGTGCTCATAAATTTCATTTATATAAATTAGGCTACAACGACAATGAAATAATGGAAATATGTTGTCTTATTAATGAATATGTATTTTCTGAATCATTGGACGAGGACGAATTTCAAACTATCATGAGAGATGAAAATATACCAAAACAAATCAGATTTTTTGATGATAATAATAAATTTCAACATCATAAATTTGCGGAACATATCCGGGATAATTTCCATGTGAAAATGATTGATGATAGGCTGCATATCTATGATAATGGATACTACAGATACGATAATGAGAGTAAAATTATAGAGCGGTTTATGCAGGGAACAATTGCCTTTTTAAGCAGACATCAAAGGGCAGAGGCTACAGCCACACTAAAATTAATATGTGAAGAAGTACAGATTGATAAGTTTTATATTTGTTTCAATAATGGACTTTATCATGTTAAAACTCAAGAGTTTATCCCACATACACCGGATATAATATGTACCAATAAAGTACCACATAATTTCTATCCTGAAGCGAGCAGGAATGAGATAGATAAAATAGTATCAAGTTTTGTGTGCGATGATAAAGAATTAAAAGCTTTACTCTATGAAATAATTGGATATATATTTTACCCTGATCCCTTCCTTGATAAATGTTTTATCATAAAAGGTGATCACGATAATGGTAAAAGTAAATTTCTCTATATGATTGAATGCATGGTTGGTAGAAAAAATACCAGTTTTCTTGATTTAAAGCAGTTTAATGAGAGATTTACTCCGTCAACACTGTATGGAAAACTAGTTAATATAGGTGATGATATATCTAACCAATTTATGGAAGAAACAGCAATTTTTAAAAAACTTGTCACTGGGGAAACTTTACTTATTGAAGAAAAAGGAAAAAATGCCGTAGAGTACACACCAAGGGTGAAACATTTTTTCGGGGCAAATGTAATTCCTAGGTTTCCGGATATGACTGGTGCAATAAAGAAAAGGGTCTTTATAATTCCCTTTAATAATGATTTTAGTCCGGGAAGCCCGAACAGAGATGAATTTATAAATGAAAAATTAGAAAAAGAAGAGAATCAAGAGGCCCTTATCCAATTGGCAATTGAAAGCTTTAATAAAGTAATGAAAAATGAGGAATTAACAATACCAGAGTGTGTAAAGGATGAGCTCAAAGTATTTGATCATGAGAATAATCCTATATTAACATTCATAGAGGAGAAAGATGAGGAATCTCCAAATGGTGGTTGGTACTTAAGAAAAGCAACAACCGAGGTCTTTAATTCTTATAAATGGTGGTGCATGGAAAACGGCTATAGAGCTTTTGCACAAAGTAAATTCTCAGCAGAAATGAAAAAACTAAAGCAATTGGATATTAAAAACATCAGGGAAAGTGGGAAAGTTTCAAGGTGTTTTGTACAAGAATGCCCTATAAATTGA
- a CDS encoding helix-turn-helix domain-containing protein — protein sequence MTILEGLMKLYNITKKDLAAQLGVTTRTLNRRLKDTSEWKLRDINNIVDIFSLESYQFKYIFKSKVAINGKELDKWIKKMECFINRNATTKYCNKM from the coding sequence ATGACGATATTAGAAGGACTGATGAAATTGTATAACATAACTAAGAAAGACTTAGCAGCACAACTGGGAGTTACTACTAGAACATTGAATAGAAGACTAAAAGATACAAGTGAATGGAAATTACGGGATATTAATAATATTGTTGATATTTTTAGTCTAGAATCGTATCAATTTAAATATATATTCAAATCAAAAGTTGCTATTAATGGGAAAGAATTAGATAAGTGGATAAAGAAAATGGAGTGTTTTATTAATAGAAACGCTACTACAAAATACTGCAATAAAATGTAG
- a CDS encoding tyrosine-type recombinase/integrase — MRNPNGYGSVHKLSGKRRKPYAVQVTTGWDEEGRQIRKYLSYHTSKSEAMRALAKYNDNPYDLDNISVTFAEIYNRWSELKFKEIGRSGILGYQAAYKTCEPLYNIKFQDIKTSHLQGIVQNCGKKHQSLKKIKVLFNQLFEYAMKHDIVMKDYSNFVEIGKNKEVSTRKPFSAEEIQILWENSHLPYVDTILIMIYSGFRIGELLDIKLENIDLINRTITGGSKTEAGKNRLVPIHDKIFDFIKNRMEYNKSEYLICNSRNKKILYDLYKTKYFYGAMEKLSMCHKPHDCRHTFATLLNNAEANSTSIKNLIGHSNFLTTEKIYSHKDVEELRKAIKLIK; from the coding sequence ATGAGAAATCCTAATGGATATGGAAGTGTCCATAAACTTTCAGGAAAAAGAAGAAAACCCTATGCTGTTCAAGTTACAACAGGATGGGATGAAGAAGGTAGGCAAATAAGAAAATATTTAAGCTATCATACTTCTAAATCAGAAGCCATGAGAGCATTAGCAAAGTATAATGATAACCCATATGATCTGGATAATATTTCTGTCACATTTGCTGAAATATACAATAGATGGAGTGAACTTAAATTTAAAGAAATTGGTAGATCAGGAATTCTTGGATATCAAGCTGCTTATAAAACCTGTGAGCCTTTATACAATATAAAGTTTCAAGATATCAAAACAAGTCATCTGCAGGGAATAGTACAAAATTGTGGCAAAAAACATCAATCTTTGAAGAAGATAAAGGTACTGTTTAATCAACTTTTTGAATATGCTATGAAGCATGATATTGTTATGAAAGATTATAGTAATTTTGTTGAAATTGGTAAAAATAAAGAAGTATCCACAAGAAAACCTTTTTCAGCAGAAGAAATCCAAATACTTTGGGAAAATTCACATTTACCCTATGTTGATACTATTCTGATTATGATTTATTCTGGATTTAGAATAGGTGAATTGTTAGATATTAAATTAGAAAATATTGATTTGATCAACAGAACTATCACAGGTGGTTCTAAAACAGAAGCAGGTAAGAATAGACTTGTTCCTATACATGATAAAATTTTTGATTTTATTAAAAATAGAATGGAGTATAATAAAAGTGAGTATTTGATATGTAATTCAAGAAATAAAAAGATCCTATATGATCTGTATAAAACTAAATATTTTTATGGTGCTATGGAAAAACTTAGCATGTGCCACAAACCGCATGATTGTAGACATACTTTTGCGACTTTATTAAATAATGCAGAAGCAAATAGCACATCAATTAAAAACCTAATCGGGCATAGTAACTTCCTGACTACTGAAAAAATATACTCTCATAAAGATGTGGAAGAATTGAGAAAAGCTATTAAATTAATCAAATAA
- a CDS encoding MupG family TIM beta-alpha barrel fold protein, protein MRGVSIFPGLDYSAAENIEYMERAYKNGIEYVFTSVHIPETDRKRVKDEFEIILKEAEKRNMKVIVDISKGFFDEFRWEDYKIHALRLDFGFDDKETAELSHKYNIQLNASTVSEEWMERLKKSGLNINNLSVCHNYYPRNNTFDLSRSLNTVVTVF, encoded by the coding sequence ATGAGAGGAGTTTCTATTTTTCCCGGACTGGATTATTCTGCGGCAGAAAATATCGAGTATATGGAAAGAGCGTATAAAAACGGGATAGAATATGTTTTTACTTCTGTACATATTCCTGAAACAGATAGAAAAAGAGTAAAAGATGAATTTGAAATAATACTAAAAGAAGCAGAAAAACGTAATATGAAAGTAATAGTGGATATTTCAAAGGGATTTTTTGATGAATTCCGTTGGGAAGACTATAAGATACATGCTTTGAGACTGGATTTCGGCTTTGATGACAAAGAGACAGCTGAATTAAGCCATAAATATAATATTCAGCTGAATGCTTCCACTGTTTCTGAAGAATGGATGGAAAGACTGAAAAAATCAGGATTGAATATAAATAATCTATCAGTATGTCATAATTATTATCCCAGAAATAACACTTTTGATCTCTCAAGGTCACTGAATACTGTCGTTACTGTATTTTAA
- a CDS encoding MurR/RpiR family transcriptional regulator has product MSLIIKLREAKNFTPNEVEAAKYIITHSDEVIKLSCTELAKKTYTSPATIIRLCKKIGIGGYQEFKVMLASEINFFIKNSMEINKNNEIDREDSISDIIDKISSLSIDSLKETRILTDENVVKSVINMIDDAEILDLYGSGASHFVALDANYKFMRIGKVTATYALYDQQYVQAKNSNENHTAIIFSYSGETAEMLEIAKILTENKAKIVTITKNSDNTLEKFADKSLYVTAKENLYRSAAIYSRISMLNVIDILYTAYFNLIYDKALEALGKTRISKTDTGL; this is encoded by the coding sequence ATGAGCCTGATAATAAAGTTGAGAGAGGCCAAGAATTTTACACCAAATGAAGTAGAAGCAGCAAAGTATATAATTACGCATTCTGACGAGGTAATAAAGCTTTCATGCACTGAATTGGCAAAAAAGACATATACAAGTCCCGCTACCATAATCAGATTATGTAAAAAGATAGGTATAGGGGGATATCAGGAATTCAAAGTAATGCTGGCTTCTGAAATAAACTTTTTTATTAAGAACAGCATGGAAATAAATAAAAACAATGAAATAGACAGAGAAGATTCTATAAGTGACATTATAGATAAAATAAGCTCTCTGAGTATAGATTCATTAAAGGAAACCAGGATTTTAACAGATGAAAATGTGGTGAAATCGGTGATAAACATGATTGATGATGCTGAGATTCTGGATTTATACGGTTCAGGAGCATCACATTTTGTGGCACTGGATGCCAATTATAAATTTATGAGAATAGGAAAGGTGACTGCGACATATGCGCTCTATGACCAGCAGTATGTGCAGGCAAAAAATTCCAATGAAAATCATACTGCTATTATATTTTCCTATTCGGGAGAAACTGCTGAAATGCTGGAAATAGCAAAAATTCTCACTGAAAATAAAGCAAAGATCGTTACAATTACTAAAAATTCTGATAATACACTGGAAAAATTCGCAGATAAGTCGCTTTATGTAACTGCAAAAGAGAATTTATACAGAAGTGCGGCGATATATTCGAGAATATCAATGTTGAATGTCATTGACATATTATATACAGCTTATTTTAACCTGATTTATGATAAGGCATTGGAGGCTTTGGGGAAAACTCGGATATCTAAAACAGATACCGGATTATAG
- a CDS encoding ABC transporter substrate-binding protein, whose translation MKKIFLTMLTLLFFVISCGKSDSGTKKSSDMKKIAVNLQSEPKSLDPQLASDASGITIDSLIYEGLTRLDREGKVVPAAAESWEISEDGLKWVFHLRKDMKWANGDPVTSKDFAFGWLRALDPQTASEYAYELYYIKGAREYNEGKGKKEDVAIKTPDDNTLEIELNQPTPYLLSLFSFPTYYPVNEKFYNEAGKDFSLSADKIMGNGPYAVKKWTPETSILLAKNENYWNKDNIHLDELEIKMISDPLAALNAFKNGELDITELSGEQLIEYREDKRLYSYNKGSIKFLKFNVKNKLLANQKIREAVSMAIDRNEMTENVSKGSFMPAYGFVPEGYGGSAGGDFRKENGDIFEKYNPEKAKQLFQEGLKEIGETGTPTLTLMIYEAPDNQKLAEYLQEKLRTVLGLDVKIETNTFKIFSQNETQGNYDMDLSQWGPDYLDPMTYMDMWVTNGGNNKTNWSNPEYDKLMETAKNSVDNSVRMKSMMDAEKILGKELPIAMLTYNIKNMLVNERIKDMNFTKIASGYDFYYVRVE comes from the coding sequence ATGAAAAAAATATTTTTAACAATGTTAACATTATTGTTTTTTGTAATATCATGCGGCAAAAGTGACAGCGGTACTAAAAAAAGCAGTGATATGAAAAAAATTGCGGTAAATCTACAGTCAGAACCAAAATCACTGGATCCGCAGCTGGCATCAGATGCTTCCGGAATAACAATAGACTCTCTTATTTATGAAGGGCTGACAAGGCTTGACAGAGAGGGAAAAGTGGTTCCTGCAGCGGCTGAAAGCTGGGAAATTAGTGAAGACGGCCTAAAATGGGTATTTCATTTGAGAAAAGATATGAAATGGGCAAACGGAGACCCTGTAACATCAAAAGATTTTGCATTTGGCTGGCTTAGGGCACTTGATCCTCAGACAGCATCAGAATATGCATATGAGCTCTATTATATAAAAGGAGCCAGAGAATATAACGAAGGAAAAGGGAAAAAAGAAGATGTGGCAATAAAGACTCCGGATGACAACACTCTGGAAATAGAGCTGAATCAGCCTACACCATATCTGCTTTCATTATTTTCATTTCCTACATACTATCCGGTTAATGAAAAGTTCTATAACGAAGCAGGAAAAGATTTTTCACTGTCAGCAGACAAGATAATGGGTAACGGGCCTTATGCAGTGAAAAAATGGACACCTGAAACTAGTATTCTTCTTGCTAAAAATGAAAATTACTGGAATAAAGATAATATTCATCTTGATGAACTGGAAATAAAAATGATTTCCGACCCTCTTGCAGCTCTAAATGCATTTAAGAACGGGGAACTGGATATTACAGAGCTGTCAGGAGAACAGCTGATAGAGTATAGAGAAGATAAAAGACTTTATTCATATAATAAAGGTTCTATAAAATTTTTGAAATTCAATGTTAAAAATAAGCTTCTTGCTAACCAGAAAATAAGAGAAGCTGTTTCTATGGCAATAGACAGAAACGAAATGACAGAAAACGTATCAAAAGGAAGCTTTATGCCTGCTTACGGGTTTGTTCCGGAAGGATACGGAGGATCAGCCGGCGGAGATTTCAGAAAAGAAAACGGAGATATTTTTGAAAAATATAATCCTGAAAAAGCAAAACAGCTGTTTCAGGAAGGATTGAAAGAGATAGGGGAAACAGGAACGCCTACACTTACTTTGATGATATATGAAGCCCCTGACAATCAGAAACTGGCAGAGTATCTTCAGGAAAAACTGAGAACTGTACTTGGTCTTGATGTAAAAATAGAAACTAATACATTTAAAATATTCTCACAAAATGAAACACAGGGTAACTACGATATGGATCTGTCACAATGGGGGCCTGATTATCTTGATCCTATGACATATATGGATATGTGGGTAACAAACGGAGGAAATAACAAGACAAACTGGTCGAATCCTGAATATGACAAATTAATGGAAACTGCTAAAAACAGCGTAGATAATTCTGTAAGAATGAAAAGTATGATGGATGCAGAAAAAATATTAGGAAAAGAACTTCCTATTGCTATGCTTACATATAACATAAAAAATATGCTTGTAAATGAGAGAATAAAAGATATGAATTTTACTAAAATCGCATCTGGTTATGATTTTTACTATGTAAGAGTAGAATAA
- a CDS encoding peptide ABC transporter substrate-binding protein, whose amino-acid sequence MKKLLLLFIMLILISCGGSGKEGESSGNTKIIVNETAEPKSIDPGLLTDQTGIAVNSLVSEGLTRQGKDGTPEPGMAKEWDVSEDGLTWTFHLRENLKWSDGEPVTADDFKFAWLRVLNPETASEYAYMLYPVKGGQAYNEGKGKKEDVGINVIDSQTLEVKLEKPTAYFASLTASATYTPINEKFFNEKGKDYALEADAMEYSGPYKIKSWKHDSNFVLVKNENYWNKDHIKIDEVEMVLVADSTAELNAFNNGEVDLIRLTAEQYQRYEKDPRVNVFRNNSVWYLEYNMENKYLANKKIRQALTLAIDKEEMANTIVKGTGEGAYGMVPTGFPGEIKTFREENGDAYPRYNPEEAKRLYQEGLAELGISELPELSLIINEAGNNKKIAEYVQEKLRTNLGANIKIEPIPFKERMARLQQKDFEIVLSGWGSDYADPMTYMDLFITNGGNNHSSYSNPKYDELIKTANNSGDNKVRMQAMRDAEKILGDDMPVGALLYSTRVILLNPKIKNVYFKGIGAEYYLYDAYVE is encoded by the coding sequence ATGAAAAAACTACTTTTATTATTTATAATGTTAATTCTTATTTCCTGCGGAGGCTCAGGAAAAGAAGGGGAATCTTCTGGAAACACCAAAATTATAGTAAATGAAACAGCTGAACCAAAATCAATAGATCCGGGACTTTTAACAGACCAGACGGGAATAGCCGTTAATTCACTGGTAAGTGAAGGGCTGACAAGACAGGGAAAAGACGGGACTCCTGAACCGGGAATGGCTAAAGAATGGGATGTTAGTGAAGACGGGCTGACATGGACTTTTCATTTGAGAGAAAATCTGAAATGGTCTGACGGAGAGCCTGTTACTGCGGATGATTTTAAATTTGCATGGCTAAGAGTGCTGAATCCTGAAACGGCTTCGGAATATGCATATATGCTTTATCCTGTAAAAGGTGGACAGGCGTACAATGAAGGTAAAGGAAAGAAAGAAGATGTAGGAATAAATGTAATAGACAGCCAAACACTGGAAGTAAAATTGGAAAAGCCGACAGCATACTTCGCTTCACTGACAGCATCTGCCACATATACACCAATAAATGAGAAATTTTTTAATGAAAAAGGAAAAGATTATGCATTGGAAGCTGATGCAATGGAATATAGCGGGCCGTATAAGATAAAAAGCTGGAAACATGATTCTAACTTTGTTTTAGTAAAAAATGAAAATTACTGGAATAAAGATCATATAAAAATAGATGAAGTAGAAATGGTTCTGGTGGCAGATTCCACAGCAGAGCTGAATGCTTTTAACAATGGAGAGGTAGATCTTATAAGGCTCACAGCAGAGCAGTATCAGAGATATGAAAAAGACCCGAGGGTAAATGTATTCAGAAATAATTCAGTATGGTATCTGGAATATAATATGGAGAATAAATATCTTGCGAATAAGAAGATCAGACAGGCATTGACTCTTGCAATTGATAAGGAAGAAATGGCAAATACCATAGTAAAAGGTACGGGAGAAGGTGCTTACGGCATGGTTCCTACAGGATTTCCCGGAGAAATTAAAACTTTCAGAGAGGAAAACGGAGATGCTTATCCCAGATATAATCCCGAAGAAGCAAAAAGACTTTATCAGGAAGGACTGGCAGAACTAGGGATAAGTGAGCTTCCCGAACTGTCGCTTATTATAAATGAAGCGGGAAATAATAAGAAGATAGCGGAATATGTACAGGAAAAACTGAGAACTAATCTGGGAGCAAATATAAAAATAGAGCCGATTCCTTTTAAGGAGAGAATGGCTAGACTTCAGCAGAAAGATTTTGAGATAGTATTATCGGGATGGGGTTCTGATTATGCAGATCCTATGACATATATGGATTTATTTATTACAAACGGCGGAAATAACCACTCTTCATACTCGAATCCAAAGTATGACGAACTTATAAAAACAGCAAATAACAGCGGAGATAATAAAGTAAGAATGCAGGCAATGAGAGATGCAGAGAAAATATTGGGCGATGATATGCCTGTGGGAGCTCTGCTTTACTCTACAAGGGTAATTCTACTGAATCCCAAAATAAAAAATGTATATTTCAAAGGAATCGGGGCAGAATATTATTTATATGATGCTTATGTAGAATAA